A single region of the Coregonus clupeaformis isolate EN_2021a unplaced genomic scaffold, ASM2061545v1 scaf0296, whole genome shotgun sequence genome encodes:
- the dhdh.2 gene encoding LOW QUALITY PROTEIN: trans-1,2-dihydrobenzene-1,2-diol dehydrogenase (The sequence of the model RefSeq protein was modified relative to this genomic sequence to represent the inferred CDS: inserted 2 bases in 1 codon) translates to MSSKFLLHTNMATRWGICSAGKISHDFTVALKTLPLGDHQIVAVAARKLQDAQEFAKKHSIPQAYGSYEELARDPEIEVVYVGTIHPYHLPVGMLFMKAKKNVLCEKPMAMNLREVQELVASAKMNKVFLMEAVWTRFFPASLEIERLLSQGEVGEVTMVRADFGAXLMHVPRAVEKELGGGALLDIGIYCLQFICMVYNGEKPECIQATGVCLDTGMDEGMVVTLKFSRNRMAVFTCSIAVELPNDAVIVGTKGTIRVPEHMWCPTSLVVNGKETQYPLPEPYLPLNFINSTGMHYEAEEVRQCLLKGLKENPHLPVTSWGGLQP, encoded by the exons ATGTCGTCTAAGTTTCTTTTACACACCAATATGGCAACCAGGTGGGGAATCTGTAGCGCCGGGAAAATTAGCCACGATTTCACAGTGGCACTGAAAACCCTACCTCTCGGAGACCATCAG ATTGTTGCTGTGGCAGCTCGGAAACTACAGGACGCTCAGGAGTTTGCAAAGAAGCACAGCATTCCTCAAGCATATGGCAGCTATGAGGAACTGGCCAGAGATCCAGAGATTG AGGTGGTATATGTAGGCACCATCCACCCTTACCACCTGCCAGTTGGCATGCTCTTCATGAAGGCCAAGAAGAATGTGCTGTGTGAGAAGCCTATGGCCATGAACCTCAGAGAGGTGCAAGAGCTGGTGGCCTCTGCTAAGATGAACAAAGTCTTTCTCATGGAG GCAGTGTGGACCCGCTTCTTCCCGGCCTCTCTGGAGATCGAGCGCCTGCTGTCTCAGGGAGAGGTGGGCGAGGTGACGATGGTGAGGGCAGACTTTGGGGC CCTCATGCACGTGCCCAGAGCGGTGGAGAAGGAGCTGGGAGGAGGGGCGCTGCTGGACATCGGCATCTACTGCCTGCAGTTTATATGCATGGTGTACAATGGAGAGAAGCCTGAGTGCATCCAAGCCACCGGTGTCTGTCTGGACACAG GTATGGATGAAGGCATGGTTGTCACGCTGAAGTTCTCCAGGAACAGAATGGCAGTGTTCACCTGCTCTATTGCTGTGGAGCTTCCCAACGACGCTGTTATCGTTGGCACTAAGGGCACCATCAGG GTTCCTGAGCACATGTGGTGCCCTACCTCCCTAGTAGTGAATGGGAAGGAGACTCAATACCCTCTGCCTGAGCCCTACCTGCCCCTCAACTTCATCAACAGCACTGGGATGCACTATGAGGCAGAGGAGGTGCGCCAGTGCCTGCTCAAAG GCCTGAAGGAAAACCCCCATCTGCCTGTGACATCCTGGGGCGGTTTACAGCCATGA